One Methylomonas sp. LL1 DNA window includes the following coding sequences:
- a CDS encoding TonB-dependent receptor domain-containing protein translates to MNNSGPLLSLNTGIKPSFRLSPIGVVILSMSLFTANQAYAEEEASMEKLKEENAKLKQALEQIQKQLASPNGGQATSVVNPATTDNTQAPSANNTTPQTETKEENSLLNEIMVRAKKRSEVEKVKEVPKSVSAVSGTELDKYSATNVTDILKRVGNVNWNYGNPRTGSFSLRGLNVGSGDAIDPSVGVVVDGVSYAYNPLAAGTDFFDIESVNVTRGPQGTGGHKNTSLGEIVFTTKKPTYDAEAEGQVVWGQNNTVKTQAILGGPVVDGVLAWRASFLRNQADGDYTNVYPDIRGRQSYVNTDRTFARTQFLYTPTDDFKALVSLHYQPNGTENLNGLTYKLREPLRYANGGLVDRTTLPEQKLQRSWFTRQSAYTVDDYFTHPVYSDNNGGITTATRGGNVNLDWNIWGGHTLSYIGGYKDHYFSAANDEGTPFDITTDGGYITDYVQWTQELALQSQKGGFAEYRTGVYSFYSDNDSLNRTRYGADAGAWYANQAQYNSLNTNSAGRLLLSDSLEGVYKNTLTHVDNKSNALFGEVKWHLSEPLTLTTGVRVSDENRKSSQGIGIADNGVGAGLNPVSVNNVPLGGFASNATTGALTAGQNTAAQLVLANQVAQRYFGTNYAGLTAAQRTQIANAKRVRATQFGTLYQDVDAEPYQDALVNANVSLSYKINDQYTPYVTWQRGTKAGVSQINGATAAGGTSVLVKPEISNSYEIGLKSSLFDKTLDVNLDFFYDKISDFQQAVVYRDELATQLRNDGTVVYSSGTGNVKGVDVKGVELDFNYSGIEYTNLRFAGAYNDARYSDHQFNGLPADRANESPSYWNVSGQTLPRAPKFTGVLAADYTRPVFDSFIFHSNVNFNFSSEYNYDLNQSEYGNIPAYTLTDFAIGIGRRDKLFDANLIVRNIFDNRYHTTQSWNSYAPNSERWIGVQFSSKI, encoded by the coding sequence ATGAATAATAGTGGCCCGTTGTTGTCGCTTAATACTGGTATAAAGCCGTCATTTAGATTGTCGCCAATCGGCGTTGTTATTCTCAGTATGAGCTTGTTTACCGCCAATCAAGCTTATGCCGAGGAGGAGGCCAGTATGGAAAAGCTCAAGGAAGAAAATGCCAAGCTGAAGCAGGCTCTGGAGCAGATTCAAAAACAATTGGCGAGCCCGAATGGCGGCCAGGCGACTTCGGTCGTTAATCCGGCAACGACCGATAATACGCAAGCACCATCGGCCAATAATACGACGCCCCAAACCGAAACCAAGGAAGAAAACAGCCTGCTGAACGAAATTATGGTTCGCGCCAAGAAAAGATCGGAAGTTGAAAAAGTCAAGGAAGTGCCAAAATCGGTTTCCGCCGTATCGGGTACGGAATTGGATAAATATTCGGCCACCAACGTCACCGATATTCTGAAACGGGTCGGTAACGTCAATTGGAATTACGGTAATCCGCGTACCGGCAGCTTTAGTTTACGCGGCTTGAATGTTGGTTCCGGCGATGCCATCGATCCCAGTGTCGGCGTAGTGGTTGACGGCGTAAGCTATGCCTACAATCCGCTGGCGGCGGGTACCGATTTTTTCGACATCGAATCTGTCAATGTGACGCGCGGACCTCAGGGCACTGGCGGACACAAAAACACCAGTTTGGGAGAAATCGTCTTTACCACCAAAAAGCCGACTTACGACGCCGAGGCCGAAGGTCAGGTGGTTTGGGGGCAAAATAATACGGTTAAGACTCAAGCGATCCTGGGCGGACCGGTCGTGGATGGGGTTCTGGCCTGGCGGGCCTCGTTTCTGCGTAATCAAGCCGATGGCGATTACACCAATGTCTACCCGGATATTCGTGGGCGCCAATCCTATGTCAATACAGACCGGACCTTTGCCCGTACTCAATTCTTATACACGCCGACCGATGATTTCAAGGCCTTGGTCAGTTTGCATTATCAGCCCAACGGCACCGAAAACCTGAATGGCTTGACCTATAAACTCCGCGAGCCGTTGCGTTATGCCAATGGTGGGTTGGTGGACCGCACGACGCTACCCGAACAAAAACTGCAGCGTTCATGGTTTACCCGGCAATCCGCCTATACCGTCGATGATTATTTCACTCACCCGGTTTACTCGGATAATAACGGCGGAATCACCACGGCGACTCGCGGCGGCAACGTGAATCTGGATTGGAATATTTGGGGTGGGCATACCTTGAGCTATATCGGCGGCTATAAAGACCATTATTTTAGCGCCGCCAATGATGAAGGCACGCCGTTCGATATCACCACCGATGGCGGCTATATTACCGATTACGTGCAATGGACTCAGGAGCTGGCGTTGCAATCGCAAAAAGGCGGTTTTGCCGAGTACAGGACCGGGGTGTATTCGTTTTATTCGGATAACGATTCGTTGAACCGTACCCGCTATGGCGCGGATGCTGGGGCCTGGTACGCCAACCAGGCCCAATATAACAGCTTGAACACCAATTCGGCCGGCCGGTTGTTGCTTTCCGATTCCTTGGAAGGCGTTTATAAAAACACACTGACCCACGTCGACAATAAGAGCAATGCCTTGTTTGGTGAAGTTAAATGGCATCTCAGCGAACCGCTGACGCTGACCACGGGGGTGCGGGTCAGCGACGAAAATCGTAAGTCTTCGCAGGGTATCGGTATTGCCGATAATGGCGTCGGCGCGGGATTGAATCCCGTTAGCGTCAATAACGTGCCGTTAGGCGGTTTTGCCTCCAATGCTACTACCGGTGCTCTAACGGCTGGTCAAAACACCGCAGCGCAGTTGGTATTAGCCAATCAAGTGGCGCAACGCTATTTCGGAACGAACTATGCGGGGTTGACCGCGGCACAACGCACGCAAATTGCCAATGCCAAGCGCGTGCGCGCCACCCAGTTCGGCACGCTTTATCAAGACGTGGATGCCGAACCTTACCAAGACGCGCTGGTCAATGCCAACGTCAGTCTCAGTTATAAAATCAATGATCAGTACACGCCTTATGTAACCTGGCAGCGTGGCACCAAGGCCGGGGTTTCGCAAATTAACGGCGCTACCGCCGCGGGCGGTACGTCGGTGTTGGTCAAGCCCGAAATTTCCAACAGTTACGAAATCGGCTTGAAATCATCGTTGTTCGATAAAACGCTGGATGTCAATTTGGACTTCTTCTACGACAAGATCAGCGATTTTCAACAGGCCGTGGTTTACCGGGATGAACTGGCAACCCAGTTACGTAACGATGGCACGGTGGTCTACAGCAGTGGTACCGGTAATGTGAAAGGGGTCGATGTGAAGGGTGTCGAACTGGATTTCAATTATTCAGGCATCGAATACACCAATTTGCGCTTTGCTGGCGCCTATAACGACGCGCGCTATTCCGATCACCAGTTTAACGGTTTGCCGGCGGATAGGGCCAATGAATCGCCAAGTTATTGGAATGTGTCCGGCCAGACACTGCCTAGAGCCCCGAAATTCACCGGTGTTCTGGCGGCGGATTATACCCGCCCGGTTTTCGACAGCTTCATTTTTCATAGCAACGTTAACTTCAACTTCAGCAGCGAATACAACTACGATCTGAATCAATCCGAATACGGCAATATTCCGGCTTATACGCTGACTGATTTTGCCATTGGTATCGGTCGTCGCGACAAGTTGTTTGACGCAAACCTCATTGTCAGAAATATTTTCGATAATCGTTACCACACGACCCAGTCGTGGAATAGCTATGCACCGAACAGCGAGCGATGGATCGGTGTTCAGTTCAGCAGCAAAATTTAA
- a CDS encoding cytochrome c gives MKKLQITLVSLSTILLASCLPGVHEEPSPFKPVATIQDVMQSIIDPNIDFVWNSVATVSTADGIEEKRPQTNEEWQVIKQHALTVLEAGNLLVMAGRPVAGTGANTSSGGAELSAGDIQHLIDANRGEFVAKAHGLHAAMQQVIAAIDKQDVEEFEKAGSQVEHACEQCHSQFWYPNDQRPQ, from the coding sequence TTGAAAAAATTACAGATAACCCTTGTGTCCTTGTCGACGATATTGCTGGCTTCATGTCTTCCAGGGGTTCATGAAGAGCCTTCTCCGTTTAAGCCGGTAGCTACGATCCAGGATGTGATGCAATCCATCATCGATCCCAATATCGACTTTGTCTGGAATTCCGTGGCGACAGTCAGTACCGCCGACGGTATCGAGGAAAAGCGGCCGCAAACCAATGAGGAATGGCAGGTAATCAAGCAACATGCTTTGACCGTGTTGGAAGCAGGTAATTTGTTAGTCATGGCGGGCCGCCCCGTTGCGGGAACAGGGGCGAATACATCCAGCGGCGGGGCTGAATTGTCCGCTGGGGACATTCAGCATCTGATCGATGCCAACCGAGGCGAGTTTGTTGCAAAGGCCCATGGCCTGCATGCCGCCATGCAGCAGGTGATTGCGGCGATCGACAAACAGGATGTCGAGGAATTCGAGAAAGCCGGCAGCCAGGTCGAGCATGCTTGCGAACAGTGCCATTCGCAGTTCTGGTATCCAAACGATCAACGTCCGCAGTAA
- a CDS encoding DUF6644 family protein, producing MSTLELFKTIQSSDFSRYIGGQNHLFGAFYQLIHIVGLVMVLSSIILLSLRVLGGGVRQQSLRQITQSTSWLIWVGLALLAFSGLLIFIPAATNYYPNSVFWSKFVLLALALFLHNSLYQGIGKSDEEPSIVAKLAATFSLVLWFSVAFAGRFIGFV from the coding sequence ATGTCAACCCTAGAGCTTTTTAAGACCATACAGAGTAGCGACTTCAGCCGTTATATCGGTGGTCAGAATCATCTATTCGGAGCCTTTTATCAGTTAATACACATTGTCGGTCTGGTGATGGTGTTGTCGTCGATCATCCTGCTCAGTCTGCGGGTGTTGGGCGGCGGCGTGCGTCAGCAGTCCTTACGCCAAATTACCCAATCCACTTCCTGGCTAATCTGGGTGGGCTTGGCATTGCTGGCTTTTTCGGGTTTGTTGATTTTTATACCGGCGGCGACCAATTACTACCCTAATTCGGTGTTCTGGAGCAAATTTGTGCTGCTGGCCCTTGCCCTGTTTTTGCATAACTCGCTGTATCAAGGTATCGGTAAATCGGATGAAGAGCCTTCTATAGTGGCCAAGCTGGCGGCGACATTTTCATTGGTATTGTGGTTTTCCGTTGCTTTTGCCGGCCGTTTCATCGGTTTTGTTTAA
- a CDS encoding DUF6644 family protein — protein MSLTEFSQLLYDSDVGTALRESIFAFPIVEGLHLIGLAFSVGLLFFVDLRLLGLFLPKVAVEDLLHPLRPWILGGFLVTIVTGVLLFVAAASKIILLDVFFYKLLFIALAGVNALLFEIKWGRRVNQWGAFSELPSGVKYAGAASLALWSLVVITGRLIPYLSYE, from the coding sequence ATGTCTCTTACTGAGTTTTCACAACTGCTTTACGATTCTGATGTAGGCACGGCATTGCGCGAATCGATATTCGCCTTTCCTATCGTGGAAGGCTTGCACCTGATTGGTCTGGCTTTCTCGGTGGGCTTGTTGTTTTTCGTCGACTTGCGCTTGCTGGGGTTGTTTTTGCCGAAAGTCGCGGTCGAGGATTTGCTGCACCCGTTACGGCCTTGGATTCTAGGTGGTTTTTTGGTGACTATCGTGACCGGGGTTTTGTTGTTCGTGGCGGCGGCATCCAAAATTATTTTACTCGACGTGTTCTTTTATAAATTGCTGTTCATCGCCTTAGCGGGGGTGAATGCCTTGTTGTTTGAAATCAAATGGGGGCGGCGGGTCAATCAATGGGGGGCGTTTTCGGAGCTACCCAGCGGAGTCAAATATGCCGGCGCGGCCTCTCTGGCATTGTGGAGTCTGGTGGTGATCACGGGCCGGCTGATTCCCTATCTGAGTTACGAGTAG
- a CDS encoding DUF6152 family protein, producing MNFKCKLAGILVTAGFLGASMPANAHHAFSAEFDAEQPVEVKGTVTKFELVNPHSWLYLDVKQQDGRVANWGFEFGAPFNLKEKGISKKTLTPSTEITIQGFKAKNGKNFGYAVTTTLPDGRSVKTGGAQDAPATQAAPGSAQPAPAAPSSAPL from the coding sequence ATGAATTTTAAATGCAAGCTGGCCGGCATTCTTGTCACAGCCGGTTTTTTGGGTGCCTCCATGCCCGCCAATGCGCATCATGCCTTTTCCGCCGAATTCGATGCCGAGCAACCGGTCGAGGTGAAGGGTACCGTGACAAAGTTTGAATTGGTTAATCCGCATAGTTGGTTGTATCTGGATGTCAAGCAACAGGATGGTAGAGTGGCCAACTGGGGCTTCGAGTTCGGTGCGCCATTCAATCTGAAGGAAAAAGGTATTAGCAAGAAAACCCTTACCCCAAGCACCGAGATCACTATTCAAGGCTTCAAGGCCAAGAACGGTAAGAATTTCGGTTACGCGGTGACTACCACCTTGCCGGATGGCCGTAGCGTTAAAACCGGCGGCGCCCAGGATGCGCCGGCTACGCAGGCCGCGCCTGGAAGCGCGCAGCCCGCACCCGCCGCGCCAAGTTCAGCACCGCTCTAA
- a CDS encoding TonB-dependent receptor, with amino-acid sequence MNTNTGKITKHIILAIGPLIFPDLAICEESENITELDNIEVHAGRGRTLLGIAGSASQGEVGQAQFEYRPMSRAGELVEVIPGAVATQHSGSGKANQFFLRGFNLDHGTDFSVNVDGIPMNMPTHAHGQGYLDLNSIIPELVDKIDYGKGPYYAEVGDFSAAGYARIHTKHKLDQALVKFTAGEYGYYRGMAANSTPVGDGDLLYAGEFHLYDGVWRQPEDLGKFNGMIRYSVDKDDWGVSINGKAYHAGWMATNQIPDRAVRDGRIGLYDAMDNSDGGNTNRYSLASNFWHKGEDWKNDANIYALYTDVNLYSNYSGYTLGPEGDQIWQHERRVQVGGNVDHTRYDRLLGFDMDNTVGLQLRHDELMGIRMARTQTRNELATVEDGVGERIDDVSETSVGLYIKNQTHWLEKFRTIAGLRSDFFNFDVSSRSNSLNSGNKDAAIVSPKLSLILGPWYDSEAFINMGYGYHSNDARGTAIRVDPDNGAAVETVKPLVWSRGGELGVRSNVISGLKSTVALWWLQSNGELIFVGDSGTTEPAGGSQRYGVEWTNYYKPADWLTLDADFAWTKSRFEDLRAGANYIPNSVGRVFSAGAVVEAANGLFGTVRLRHFGDVPLDEAGGLWQGDTSILNIGAGYKQNHYKLEVDVFNILDSQGSDIAYAYESRLSDEAEPVNGILRHPVEPRMIRGTVTINF; translated from the coding sequence ATGAATACGAATACCGGCAAAATCACAAAACACATCATCCTGGCTATTGGACCGCTAATTTTTCCCGATTTAGCCATCTGCGAGGAAAGCGAGAACATTACCGAGCTGGATAACATAGAAGTACACGCGGGCAGAGGCCGTACCTTGCTTGGCATTGCCGGCTCCGCCTCGCAAGGCGAAGTCGGTCAAGCGCAATTCGAATACCGTCCGATGTCGAGAGCCGGCGAGTTGGTGGAAGTCATTCCCGGCGCCGTGGCTACTCAGCACAGCGGTAGCGGCAAGGCTAATCAATTTTTTCTGCGCGGTTTCAATCTCGATCACGGCACCGACTTTTCGGTCAATGTCGACGGCATTCCGATGAACATGCCTACCCATGCCCACGGCCAGGGGTATCTGGATTTGAACAGCATTATTCCCGAACTGGTGGATAAAATCGATTACGGCAAGGGGCCGTATTATGCCGAAGTGGGCGACTTTTCCGCCGCCGGTTATGCTCGTATACATACCAAGCATAAATTGGATCAGGCTTTGGTCAAATTTACCGCCGGCGAATACGGCTACTACCGCGGCATGGCCGCCAATTCGACCCCTGTTGGCGATGGCGATCTGCTGTATGCCGGCGAATTTCATTTATACGATGGGGTTTGGCGGCAGCCGGAAGATCTCGGTAAATTCAATGGCATGATTCGTTATAGCGTCGACAAGGACGACTGGGGCGTGTCGATCAACGGCAAGGCCTACCATGCCGGTTGGATGGCGACCAACCAAATTCCGGATCGTGCGGTTCGCGATGGCCGCATCGGTTTGTACGATGCCATGGACAATAGCGACGGCGGCAACACCAATCGCTATAGCCTGGCATCCAATTTTTGGCATAAAGGCGAGGACTGGAAAAACGACGCCAACATCTATGCGTTGTATACCGATGTCAATCTGTACTCGAATTATTCCGGCTATACCTTGGGTCCGGAAGGCGATCAAATCTGGCAACACGAGCGCCGGGTACAAGTCGGCGGCAATGTAGATCATACCCGTTACGACCGTCTGTTGGGTTTCGACATGGACAACACCGTCGGCCTACAACTGCGGCATGACGAACTGATGGGGATACGCATGGCTAGAACGCAAACGCGCAACGAGCTTGCGACAGTTGAAGATGGGGTGGGCGAGCGAATCGATGACGTTAGTGAAACCAGCGTCGGCCTTTACATCAAAAATCAAACTCATTGGCTGGAAAAATTTCGAACCATTGCCGGTTTGCGTAGCGACTTCTTTAATTTCGATGTCAGTAGCCGCTCCAATTCGCTTAATTCCGGCAATAAGGATGCGGCCATCGTCAGTCCTAAGCTGAGCCTCATTCTCGGTCCTTGGTATGACAGCGAAGCCTTCATCAATATGGGTTACGGCTATCATTCGAACGATGCCCGCGGTACCGCGATTCGGGTTGATCCGGATAACGGCGCGGCGGTGGAAACCGTTAAGCCCTTGGTTTGGTCGCGTGGTGGCGAGCTCGGCGTACGCAGTAATGTTATTTCGGGCTTGAAGTCGACGGTCGCCTTATGGTGGCTGCAAAGTAACGGCGAGCTGATATTCGTCGGCGATTCCGGCACGACCGAACCAGCTGGCGGGTCGCAACGTTACGGCGTGGAGTGGACCAACTACTATAAGCCTGCCGATTGGCTGACGCTGGATGCCGACTTTGCCTGGACTAAGTCGCGTTTTGAAGACTTGCGGGCAGGCGCCAACTATATTCCTAATTCGGTGGGGCGCGTGTTTAGTGCGGGAGCGGTAGTCGAGGCAGCCAATGGCTTGTTCGGCACCGTCAGGCTGCGCCACTTCGGCGATGTACCGTTGGATGAGGCCGGAGGACTTTGGCAGGGCGATACCAGCATTCTGAATATCGGTGCGGGGTACAAACAAAACCATTACAAGCTTGAAGTCGATGTATTTAACATCCTGGATTCTCAAGGCAGCGACATTGCTTACGCCTACGAGTCGCGTCTATCAGACGAGGCAGAGCCGGTAAACGGCATTCTGCGCCACCCGGTCGAGCCGCGCATGATTCGCGGCACGGTCACCATCAACTTCTAA
- a CDS encoding class II glutamine amidotransferase, giving the protein MCLIIHQPKGAQVHLDLLHSASQYNSDGYGLMAFTGPQKISIHRQQYTNFDELRRAYLQMAKHECVIHLRLRTRGDITRTNTHPLQVTKSIYMAHNGTLNIHCRLPGRSDSWHIANDYLTPLLQHTPKILHSKSFQQHLAAKIGPNNRLVFMDAQQRKTIFINQELGVEYQGLWLSNTKWFDAACFGLTKPDSLSNTTEILKKPKLKFSQGFRNSRLSHFPYSAVCQVNS; this is encoded by the coding sequence ATGTGTCTAATTATTCATCAACCCAAAGGGGCGCAAGTTCACTTAGACTTGTTGCATTCGGCAAGCCAATACAATTCTGATGGTTATGGTTTAATGGCATTCACTGGCCCGCAAAAAATCAGTATCCATAGGCAACAGTACACTAACTTTGATGAATTGCGCCGCGCTTATTTGCAGATGGCAAAACATGAATGCGTTATACATCTTCGTTTACGTACGCGGGGCGACATAACCAGAACGAATACACACCCGTTGCAAGTGACGAAATCGATTTATATGGCCCACAATGGCACCCTGAACATCCATTGTCGTCTGCCCGGCCGCTCTGATAGTTGGCATATCGCAAATGATTACTTGACCCCTCTATTGCAGCACACCCCGAAAATACTGCATAGCAAATCGTTTCAACAACATCTCGCCGCTAAAATTGGGCCTAACAACCGATTGGTGTTTATGGATGCCCAACAGCGGAAAACAATTTTTATCAACCAAGAGTTGGGTGTTGAGTATCAAGGGTTATGGCTGAGTAATACCAAATGGTTTGATGCTGCTTGCTTTGGGCTAACAAAACCTGATTCACTCAGTAACACGACTGAAATCCTTAAAAAACCAAAGCTAAAGTTTTCCCAAGGTTTTCGCAATTCCAGGCTAAGCCATTTTCCCTATTCAGCCGTATGTCAGGTGAATTCATGA